One stretch of Streptomyces sp. A2-16 DNA includes these proteins:
- a CDS encoding SDR family oxidoreductase — translation MPGVLQEKVAVITGGTSGIGLAIAHRFVREGARVFVTGRDIDRLEAAVKEMGPAATGVRSDVSVLADLDALYTRVREEAGHIDVLVANAGIVADASLGAHTEANVDLTLAVNVKGPLFTVQKALPLLAENASILVIGSSNSLRPNEHLEVYSASKAAVSNLVHNWARQSRERRFRVNVLSPGPTRTPGLLGAAGPDADRFAEAVVPLGRLADAEEIAEAALFLASDASSFVTGAELFADGGYTRA, via the coding sequence ATGCCAGGCGTGCTGCAGGAGAAGGTGGCCGTGATCACCGGAGGGACCAGCGGGATCGGGCTGGCCATCGCCCACCGCTTCGTCCGGGAGGGCGCACGGGTCTTCGTGACCGGCCGGGACATCGACCGCCTCGAAGCGGCAGTCAAGGAGATGGGCCCTGCGGCCACCGGCGTACGATCCGACGTCTCGGTCCTGGCAGACCTGGACGCGCTCTACACGCGAGTCCGCGAGGAAGCCGGACACATCGACGTACTGGTGGCCAACGCGGGAATCGTCGCGGACGCCTCGCTCGGCGCCCACACCGAGGCGAACGTCGACCTGACGCTCGCCGTCAACGTCAAGGGCCCACTGTTCACCGTTCAGAAGGCGCTTCCGCTGCTGGCGGAGAACGCCTCCATCCTGGTCATCGGCTCGAGCAACAGCCTGCGGCCCAATGAGCATCTCGAGGTCTACAGCGCCTCGAAGGCGGCGGTGAGCAACCTCGTGCACAACTGGGCCCGGCAGTCGCGGGAGCGTCGATTCCGGGTCAACGTGCTCAGCCCGGGACCGACGCGGACCCCTGGCCTGCTGGGCGCCGCGGGGCCGGACGCCGATCGGTTCGCCGAGGCCGTCGTGCCACTGGGGCGGCTGGCCGACGCCGAGGAAATCGCCGAGGCCGCCCTCTTCCTGGCTTCGGACGCCTCGTCGTTCGTCACCGGCGCCGAACTCTTCGCCGACGGCGGCTACACCCGGGCCTGA
- a CDS encoding IS5 family transposase (programmed frameshift), producing the protein MGRGDLTDEEWARLKPHLPKSGQHGGRWESHRRVINGILFRQRTGVPWRDLPARFGRWKTVYERHRRWSADGTWDKLFAAVLADADAEGRIDWSMVSVDSTSYRAHQHAAGARKKPPRLPGKRHTPLQHRPDQGLGRSRGGLTCKIHLAGEGGRRPLALLITPGQRGDAPQLIPVMECVRVARRDGGRPRTRPGHLGGDRAYSSRRNRRYLRRRQIKHTIPEPKNQRANRRHKGSRGGRPAGFDRTIYKRRNEVERTINALKSFRAVATRFDERAYVFYGTVTVASIRPWLRS; encoded by the exons ATGGGGCGCGGAGATCTCACAGATGAAGAATGGGCCCGGCTGAAGCCACATCTACCGAAGTCCGGTCAGCACGGGGGCCGTTGGGAGAGTCATCGCAGGGTGATCAACGGGATTCTGTTCCGGCAGCGCACCGGGGTACCGTGGCGGGATCTGCCTGCGCGTTTCGGTCGGTGGAAGACCGTGTACGAGCGGCATCGGCGCTGGTCAGCGGATGGCACATGGGACAAGCTCTTCGCGGCTGTCCTCGCCGATGCTGACGCGGAAGGCCGCATCGACTGGTCCATGGTGAGCGTGGACTCCACCTCCTACCGGGCCCACCAACACGCTGCGGGAGCACGTAAGAAACCCCCGCGGCTTCCGG GGAAAAGACACACGCCCCTGCAGCACCGCCCCGATCAGGGCCTGGGACGCTCACGGGGCGGCCTGACCTGCAAGATCCACCTTGCCGGTGAGGGCGGACGCCGCCCACTCGCCTTGCTGATCACCCCGGGGCAGCGGGGCGACGCCCCGCAGCTCATCCCGGTCATGGAGTGTGTCCGTGTCGCCCGCCGGGATGGCGGGCGACCGCGGACTCGGCCTGGCCACCTCGGCGGAGACAGGGCTTACTCATCCCGCCGCAACCGCCGCTACCTGCGGCGACGCCAGATCAAGCACACGATCCCCGAACCGAAGAACCAGCGGGCCAACCGACGGCACAAAGGCAGCAGGGGCGGTCGGCCCGCTGGCTTCGACAGGACGATCTACAAACGCAGGAACGAGGTGGAGCGGACGATCAATGCCCTTAAGAGCTTCCGGGCTGTGGCGACGAGGTTCGACGAACGCGCCTACGTCTTCTACGGCACCGTCACCGTTGCCTCGATCCGACCTTGGCTCCGGTCGTGA
- a CDS encoding winged helix-turn-helix domain-containing protein: protein MLRFHFTSEDLTRVRVATEPHALWEIAVSLHRLQTREGRWAYAPWFRAACESLRLAGLERTVKTFLLPLFPRASYFPDFLTPPEGTQGLDAGLEAVLATPCERVAREVDALNRAVGAPAWTRRLTEPDLREQLVGALRAYHRAAIAPHEEYIQERLHAERARHAHTLFHAGTEGLLAGLGPTIHWRPPVLEIDPYPDHRDVHLDGQGLLLIPSHFCWQAPIALADPGLPSVLLYPLHHLPTTTPHADAPPLNGLLGPTRAAILRASATGSTTTEAARRAGVTPTTASHHTAVLRDAGLITSHRHANTVLHTLTPLGAALLRTGAGDR, encoded by the coding sequence ATGCTCCGCTTTCACTTCACGTCCGAGGACCTCACCAGGGTCAGAGTGGCGACCGAACCGCACGCACTGTGGGAGATCGCGGTCAGTCTGCACCGGCTCCAGACCCGCGAAGGCCGCTGGGCCTACGCGCCCTGGTTCCGCGCCGCATGTGAGTCGCTGCGCCTGGCCGGGCTCGAACGGACGGTGAAGACCTTCCTGTTGCCGCTCTTCCCCCGCGCCAGCTACTTCCCCGACTTCCTGACGCCACCGGAGGGCACCCAAGGACTGGACGCCGGGCTGGAGGCAGTTCTGGCGACGCCGTGCGAGCGGGTCGCGCGCGAGGTCGACGCGCTCAACCGGGCCGTCGGGGCCCCGGCCTGGACACGCCGGCTCACCGAGCCGGACCTGCGCGAACAACTCGTGGGCGCCCTGCGCGCCTACCACCGTGCCGCGATCGCCCCGCACGAGGAGTACATCCAGGAACGGCTGCACGCCGAACGGGCCCGGCACGCCCACACCCTGTTCCACGCGGGGACCGAAGGCCTGCTCGCGGGACTGGGCCCCACGATTCACTGGCGGCCACCGGTCCTGGAGATCGATCCGTATCCGGACCACCGCGACGTCCACCTCGACGGGCAGGGGCTGCTCCTGATCCCGTCCCACTTCTGCTGGCAGGCACCCATCGCTCTGGCCGACCCCGGGCTCCCGTCCGTTCTCCTCTACCCCCTCCACCACTTGCCGACGACGACCCCGCACGCGGACGCCCCACCGCTGAACGGGCTGCTCGGCCCTACCCGCGCCGCCATCCTGAGAGCCAGCGCGACCGGCTCCACCACCACCGAGGCCGCCCGCCGGGCCGGCGTGACCCCCACGACGGCCAGCCATCACACCGCCGTACTGCGCGACGCCGGCCTGATCACCAGCCACCGCCACGCCAACACGGTCCTGCACACCCTGACCCCACTCGGAGCGGCCCTGCTGCGAACGGGGGCGGGCGACCGTTGA
- a CDS encoding peptidase inhibitor family I36 protein, whose protein sequence is MFPHEQEHNRKSSRTPHRGRRGLAAAALTLATAALGLIAPSSASATAQAWECNSGSVCVYSGNNGTGSRCSWSNADPDWYSGDIQCSWADNQVVRSIYNRGTSSSYNWVVLYTGANYTGDHYCWAQNGGFGSEFNTKIRSHRWRTSCS, encoded by the coding sequence ATGTTCCCGCACGAACAGGAGCACAACCGCAAGTCCAGCCGCACCCCACATCGGGGCCGCCGGGGTCTCGCCGCCGCGGCGCTCACCCTCGCCACGGCCGCCCTGGGCCTGATCGCACCGAGTTCCGCGAGTGCCACGGCGCAGGCGTGGGAGTGCAACAGCGGCAGCGTGTGCGTCTACAGCGGCAACAACGGCACGGGCAGCCGATGTTCATGGAGCAACGCCGACCCGGACTGGTACAGCGGTGACATCCAGTGCTCGTGGGCCGACAACCAGGTAGTCAGGTCGATCTACAACCGCGGCACGTCCTCCTCGTACAACTGGGTCGTCCTCTACACCGGCGCCAACTACACCGGCGACCACTACTGCTGGGCGCAGAACGGCGGCTTCGGATCAGAGTTCAACACCAAGATCCGCTCCCACCGCTGGCGCACTTCCTGCTCATGA
- a CDS encoding DUF4142 domain-containing protein, with product MGGAVVTTLASLLYPAMLGVQKVNTAQDRVIATPATGALTEADRDFVVKVRAAGLWEYPVGQMALEKSRTKAVKTVGERLIDGVASMDAACRDAAVRLGITLPNQSSPQQQSFVFRLNAESGEQFETDLVTVVRAANGQILSTIASVRTTTKNSLIRALATQANDTVLEHITVVEKTGLVDFDQVLVQETTPPELPAQDLTPPPPVAGQPQVVLTPPAISTVSPSRSAGR from the coding sequence ATGGGTGGAGCAGTGGTGACCACCCTGGCCTCTCTCCTCTACCCCGCCATGCTCGGAGTCCAGAAGGTCAACACCGCGCAAGACCGGGTCATCGCCACCCCGGCAACCGGAGCGCTGACGGAAGCCGACCGGGACTTCGTGGTCAAGGTGCGCGCGGCGGGGCTGTGGGAGTACCCCGTCGGGCAGATGGCGTTGGAGAAGAGCAGGACGAAGGCGGTCAAGACCGTTGGGGAGCGTCTGATCGACGGAGTTGCGTCGATGGACGCCGCCTGTCGCGATGCGGCCGTTCGGTTGGGCATCACGCTGCCCAACCAGTCGTCGCCGCAGCAGCAGAGCTTTGTGTTCCGGTTGAACGCGGAGAGCGGCGAGCAGTTCGAGACCGACTTGGTCACCGTCGTGCGCGCGGCGAACGGCCAGATCCTCTCCACGATCGCGAGCGTCCGCACCACCACGAAGAACTCGCTGATCCGAGCCCTCGCAACCCAGGCCAACGACACCGTACTGGAGCACATCACGGTCGTGGAGAAGACCGGCCTTGTCGACTTCGATCAGGTCCTCGTCCAGGAGACCACCCCGCCAGAGCTCCCGGCCCAGGACCTGACCCCGCCGCCTCCGGTCGCGGGTCAGCCGCAGGTCGTGCTCACTCCGCCGGCGATCAGCACGGTCTCGCCAAGTCGGTCGGCGGGGCGGTGA